The genomic region GCCGCTTCCACGCCGCGGTCCTCGACCTGCTGGTCCTCGCGCTGGGTGCCCTCGCCCCGGCGTACGCCGTGCACCGGCTGGGCGCCGACCTGCCCACCGTCCTCGGGGTCGGGGTGGGGGCGCTGCTGGTGGCGGCGGTCCTGGAGGCGGTGGCGCTCGGGCTGACCGGCTCCTCACCGGGCCGGACGGCGCTCGGGATCCGGACGGTCGGCATCGATGGCGTCCCGGTCGGAGCAGGACCGGCGCTGCTGCGCGCGGCCGTGCTCGCCGTCGCCGGGGTCGCGACCCTCGGGGCCGGCCTCGCGGTGTTCGCCTGGACGGCGCTGGTCGACCCGAGCGGGTGGCGGCGGGGGTGGCACGACCGGCTTCTCGGCACGGTGGTCCTCGACCTGCGCCGCGCCCCCGCCGGGCCCGAGGACCAGGCACCCGCGCACCCGGCGCCGATCAACCTGACCGCGATGCGCCTCCTGCCCGCGCCGGCGCCGCTCGCGGCGACGTCCGCGGCGACCTCTGGGGCGACGTCCCGGGCGGCCTCCCGGAAAGCCTCCCGGACGGCCGCCCGGACCCTCCCTGCCCCGGTCGCGGCGTCCCCGGCCGCCGCGCGGTGGCGGGTCCGCTTCGACACCGGGGAGAGCTTCGTGGTCGAGGGGCTCACGCTGATCGGGGGCGACCCCGAGGCCGGCGTCGAGCCGGTACGGCGCCGGGTCGTGCTGGGCCCGGGGGACGCGTCGGTGTCGCGGACCGACGCCCGGCTGCAGGTGGTCGCCGGCGGGACCCTCGTGATCATGGACCGCGGGTCCACCCCCGGCACCGTCCTGCTGCGCGGCGGCGCCCCGCGCGAGCTCGCCCCCGGCCGACCCACCACCTTGCTCGCCCACGACCGGGTGCGCTTCGGGGCACACCTGATGGAGGTGCTCCGCGAGGGGTGAGCGCCGGGCCGCTGCCCGGGCGGTGGCCGGCTTGCTGAGTTAGGTGCGCAACCCCGGCACCCCCGCCCCCCGGCACCCCCGCCCCCCCGGCACCCCCGGGGCCAGGCACCACCCCGACGTCAGCGGGCGATCAGCACCGGCACCCGGGTGCGGGTGCCGGTCGCGCCGCGCCAGGTGACCACACCGTCGTCGAGGGGCCGCGCGCCGGAGGCGGGGCCGCTGACGCGCACGGTGTAGGTCGCGGACTCACCGGGGGCGAGGCGCACCGCGGCCGGGGTGACCCGGACGTCGTAGCGCCCGAAGCCGGAGGCGGCGGAGGAGAAGTAGAGCGGCTGGTCGCCGACGTTGGTGATGGTGCGGCGCGCGACCTCGCGGCCCTCGCGCAGCACGATCGAGGGGGTGTTGAGGTGCCGGCCGAGGGTGCCTTCCAGCCAGCGGCGGTAGTCGCCCGGGTCGAGGTCGTGCACCAGCCCCGGGCGCGGGGCGAGGTCGGGCTGCAGGCGCCCGGCTCCGGTGCGCAGCACCGGCCCCGGCACCGCGGCGCTCGTGGTGGCGAGCGCCGAGCGCACGGCGGCGGCCGACCAGTCGCGGCGGGCACGGAGCCGCGCGGCGACGCCGCTGGTGTACGCCGCGGCCGCCGAGGTGCCGCTCGTGAAGTCCCAGCGTTCCGCGCGTGCACCGGGCGGTACGGCGCTGAGCAGCCCGGTGGCGGGGGCGAGCAGGTCGGGCTTGAGGACGGCCGCGGCCGGGTCGCCGGCGGGGGAGAACCCGGCGACCTTCGAGCCTGCCCGGCGCTCGCCGTCGGGGCGCAGGGTCACCAGACCGCCGGGGTGCGCACGCGCCCAGGCGCGCAGCCGGGCGCCCTGGTCCCGGCCGAGGTGCACGCTCGGCACGCTGTGCAGGTCGGCATCCACCGAGCCGCGCCGGGTGTTGATCAGCACCATGCCCGCTCCATCGGCCAGCTCGACGGCGGCGGACTTGTCGACGCGGCCGACCAGGCCGCGCTCGCACACCACGACCGCGCCGCGCACCTGCGCTGTGTCGAGGCTCGCGGGAGCGCACTGGCGGGCCCGGTCTCGGTCGACCCCGGGCGCGGGGGCGGCCGCGCCGAGCACCAGCGGCGCCGGACCGACCCGGTGGGAGGAGGCCATCGCGCCGGGGAGCTCGGTGCCGTCGCCCAGGACCACCCGGCCGCGGCGCTGGACGCCGGCGGTGCCGCCGACCGTGGTGACCCACGGCGCGGGGTGCGCCGCCCCGGACCGCGTGCCGGAGTTGCCCGCCGCGGCCACCACCACGATGTCGGCCTCGGCGGCGCCGAGCAGGGCGCGCTCGACCGTGTCGATGCGCCCGGGGGTGGTCGTCGACCCGCCGACCGCGAGGCTGAGCACGTCGACCCCATCGGCGGTGGCCCGGTCGATCGCCGTGACCAGGTCGGCGCTCGCGCAGCCGTCGTCGGCGGGGTCGGGTGCGGTCCAGCAGGCCTTGTAGACGGAGAGGCGCGCCTGCGGAGCGGCTCCGGAGTGGCGCCCGAGGTCCTCGCGCCCCACCCGCACCGTCACGTCGTCGTTGCCCGCGGCGATCGATGCGATGCGGGTGCCGTGCCCGTGGTCGTCGCGCGGGGAGAGCGAGGACGCTGCGCGCAGCCGGTCGCGGCCGAACCCCTCGACGTACCACTGGGCGGCCAGCACCTTGTCGGTGCACGCGGAGGCGTCCCAGTCCGCCCCGGTCGCGCAGGAGCCGCGGAAGTCGCGGGGCTCGCGGCCCAGGCCGGGGGATCCGGAGAAGACGGGTCCGTCCGAGTGCAGCCCGGTGTCGACCAGGCCGATCACGGTCCCCGCGCCGCCGGTGTCGCGTCCCGGGCCCGGAGTAGCGCCGACCACCGAGGCGCGGGTACCGGCGAGCGGCCGCACGGTGTTGGGCTCGACCAGGGCCACCTCGGGGTCGGCGCGCAGCGCGCGCACCTGCGCGTCGGTGAGCTCGACGGCGACCCCGCTCAACGCGGTCGTCCAGCGATAGACCGGCTCGGGGGCGGCGACGCGGTCCAGCACCCGCTGCTGGCGCGCCAGCTCGCGCGCCGGGCCGGTGGGGAACGTCCGGTCGGCCCCGGCCGATCCCGGCCCGGTCAGGGTCACCAGGTGCAGGCGCACCCCGTCGGCCTCCGCGGCGCCGGGGGCGCCCGGCGCGGCCGCGGCCGAGGCGGGGGAGAGACCAGGCGCAGCGACCCCGCCGCCGGCGACCAGTGCAGCGACCAGTGCAGCGACCAGTGCAGCGACCAGCGCACGGCCACCCGCACCCGCCGGGCGCGTCACCCTGGTCCGCCTGCTGCCCATCTCGACCCCTCGGCCCGTTGCGTCAGTGCCACGAGTCCCACGACCTGCGGGACTCGCGCCCCTAGCCTGTCCGACACGGGCCCGCGCTGACAAACATCTCGTTGCGCCCCGGCCTCTAAACTCCGCCCATGACCGCGACCCCGGAGCCCACGCCCCTGGTGGTCGGCTTCGACCTCGACCTGACCCTCATCGACACTGCGCCCGGGTTCCAGGCGGTGCTCCGGGCCCTCGGCGCCGAGCTCGGCGTGGACTTCCCGGCCGAGGAGATGACCCGGCGCCTGGGCCCGCCGCTGGAGCACCTGCTCGGCCCCTACCTCCCCGCCGAGACGATCCCGGCCGCCGGCGACCGCTTCCGCGAGATCTATCCGGCGCACGCGATCGCCTCGGTGCCGGCCCTGCCGGGCGCCCACGAGGCGCTGGCCGCCGTACGACGCCACGGCGGGCGCACGGTGGTGGTCACCGGCAAGTTCCCCGACAACGCGCGCCTGCACGTCGACCACCTCGGCCTCGACGTCGACGTGCTCGAGGGCTGGGTGTGGGGCGTCGGCAAGGCCGCGGTGCTGCAGCGCGAGGGCGCCTCGGTCTACGTCGGCGACCACGTCCACGACGTCGAGGGCGCGCTGGCCGCCGGGGTGACGAGCGTGTCGGTGCTCAGTGGCGGCTGCACCCGCGAGGAGCTGCTCGAGGCCGGCACCCACGTGGTGCTCGAGGACCTGGGGGAGTTCCCGGCCTGGCTGGAGGAGCACCTGCTCACCTCCCGGCTCGCCGCGCTCGAGGCCGACCTGCGCGCCCGGGGCTCGCTGCTCGTGGCGTTCAGCGGCGGCGCCGACAGCGCGTTCCTGCTCGCCGCCGCCGTCCGCGCCCTCGGACCCGACCGGGTGGTCGCCGCGACCGGGCTGTCCGACGCGCTGGCGCAGACCGAGCTCGCCCCGGCCCGGGCCTTCGCCGAGGACCTCGGCGTCGAGCTGCTCACCCCGACCACCCACGAGATCGAGCGCGGCGGCTACCGCGCCAACGAGGGCGATCGGTGCGCGTTCTGCAAGGCCGAGCTGCTGGAGGTGCTGACCCCGCTGGCCCGCGAGCGGGGGCTCTCGGCGGTCGCGACCGGCACCAACGCCGACGACGCGGTCGCCGGGTTCCGCCCCGGGATCCGGGCCGCCGCCGAGCGCGGGGCGGTGACACCGCTGCGCGACGCGGGGCTGACCAAGGCGCAGGTGCGCGAGGCCTCGCGCCGCTGGGGCCTGGCGACCTGGGACAAGCCGGCCGCGGCCTGCCTGTCCTCCCGGGTCGCGTACGGCGTGGAGATCACCCCTCGCCGGCTGGCTCGCGTCGAGCGGGCCGAGGCGGGCGCGCGCGCCGCGCTCCACGACGTACCGCTGCGCGACCTGCGGGTCCGCGACCTCGGCGAGCGCGCGTCGGTCGAGATCGACGCGGGGCTGCTGCCGCTGGCACCCGCCCGGGAGGCACGGGTGCTGACCGCCGTGCGCGAGGCCGGGTTCGCCGAGGCGGCGCTGGACCCGCGGGGGTTCCGCTCGGGGTCGATGAACGAGGCGCTCGAGGCCGACCGCTGGTCCTGAGCCGCCGATCGTCGCCGTGCCCGCCAGGCGGGTGACCGAGTGGTGCACGCCACGTCGCGCCACATAGGCTGTGCGATCCGCACCCGGCGCCGGCCGGTGCCCGCAGCAGAAGAGGTCATGACCGTGCCCACTGGCAAGGTGAAGTGGTACGACGCCGACAAGGGATTCGGGTTCCTGTCCCAGGACGAGGGCGCGGACGTCTACGTGCGCGCCGAGGCGTTGCCGCCCGGGGTCACGACGCTCAAGGCGGGCACGCGGGTGGAGTTCGGCATCGCCCAGGGCCGCCGCGGTGAGCAGGCCCTCCAGGTGCGGGTGCTCGACGCCCCCGCGTCGGTGTCGCGCAACCAGCGCAACGCCGCGCGTCGCAAGCCCGAGGAGATGGTCCCGATCGTCGAGGACCTGATCCGGGTGCTCGACGACATCGGCGAGGCCTACCGCCACGGCCGCCACCCCGACTCGAAGACCGCGGCCCCGGTGGCCAAGCTGCTGCGCGCGCTCGCCGACCAGCTGGAGCTCTGAGCCTCAGGGGGTCGACCCCGAGGACGACCCGGCCGGCGCCGTCGCCGGGGCGCGCATGCCCATCGGCACCCGCTTGGTGCGCGAGCCGAGCACGTACACCGCCCACCCGATGAGGGCCACCGCGGCGACCCCCAGCCCCAGCCGGGCCGGCTCCAGGGGCAGCACGATGCCCACGAACCCGCCCAGCACCCAGGCCAGCTGGAGCAGGGTGTCGCTGCGCGCGAAGGCGCTGGCCTGCACCTGGGTCGGGACGTCGCGCTGGATGGTGGCGTCGAGGCAGAACTTCGCCAGCGTCTGGGACAGCCCGGCGGTCAGGCCGAGCACGGCCAGCGTCACCACGCCGTAGAAGCTCCAGGCGAGCACCGCCGCGGTGGCAGCGGCCAGCAGCGCCACGACCACCGCGACCGAGGGGTTGATCCGCTTCAGCAGGGCTGCGGCGGCAACGCCGAGGGTGTTGCCGACGCCTGCCGCGCCGACGACGAGCCCGATCAGCACCTCCGCGCGCAGGCTGCTCTCGGGCGGGTTCTCCCGCAGCAGGAACGCCATGAACATGATCAGGAAGCCCGCCAGCCAGCGCGGACCGCAGTTGGTCCGCAGCGCGAACGCCACCGCCGGGGGGATCCGGGTGCGCTGCCGCAGCCCGAGGGGAGCGCTCGGGGGCACCGTCTCGCCGCGCAGCACCAGCGTGCCCTCGCCCGTGCTCGAGTCGACACGCTCGGGCAGCCGGATCGCGCAGATCGTGGCGACGACGAACAGCACGAAGGCGTAGCGCAGCGACCACTGCGAGCCCGCGAGCGAGGCGAGCCCGGCGATCGGGGCGGAGACCGCTGTCGCGATGATGCCGGCCAGCGAGACGCGGCCGTTGGCGCGGACCAGGGTGAAGCCCCGGGGGAGCAGCCGGGGAACCGCGGCGGCGCGCGTCACGCCGTACGCCTTGGAGGAGACGAGCACGCCGAGCGCCGCCGCGAACACCCACGGAGACTCGGTGTGCACCGCGCCGGCGAGCCCCCAGCACAAGAACGCGCGGGCCGCCATCGTGGTGCCGATCGCCCATCGGCGCCCGGAGCTGAACCGGTCCAGGAACGGGCCGATCAGGGGGGCCACGATCGCGAACGGCAGCATCGTGAGGGCGAGGAAGAGTGCGACCTGCCCGCGGGCCTCCCCGGAGGGCACCTGGAAGAACAGCGAGCCGGCGAGCGAGATCGCCACCGCCGCGTCGCCGGCGGTGTTGAAGAAGTGCAGGTACATGAGCCGGTTCAGCCCGGATTCGCCGGCGCCCTGGGCGCTGGCGGCACGGCGTACCTGCCGGCCCACGGCCCGACCCGCGCGTGCGGTCACCCGCCCGGCCGCCGCGACGCCGTGCGCGGTGCTGCGCGCGCCGGTGCCGAGCCTGCGGCCGACCCGGTGCGCGGTGTCCTCGGGGTCGGGCTGCGAGGAGGTCATGGGGGCCATCCTGCCCGGTCGGACGGCGTGTGCGGGGGCAGTGACACGAGGCGGATGCGCGGCTCGGGACCGCTGAGTCCAGGGGGCGACCTGACAGCAGGGCCCCGCATGAGACATGATTACGCGCCGTGACCACGATCGCTCGTCCCAGGCCCGACGCCACCGCCGTTGCAGCGGTCGACGCCGCTCGTGACGCGCTCCTCGCGGAGACCGAGCCCGGGGACGTCGGCGAGCACCTCGGCGCCCTCGCCGAGGGGGAGCGGGTCGTCACCCACCTGTTCACCTGCACGCGCCCCGGCTACGTCGGGTGGCGCTGGTCGGTGACCGTCGCCCGCGCGCCGCGTCAGAAGCACGTGACCATCGACGAGGTCGTGCTGATCCCCGGCGACGAGGCGATCGTCGCCCCCGACTGGCTGCCCTACCGCGAGCGCATCAAGCCCGGCGACCTCTCGCCCGGCGACCTGCTGCCGGTGCCCGACGACGACCCGCGGCTGGTCCCGACGTACTCCTTCGGTGACGACCCGCTGGACGCCGACGCCAAGGCGCAGATCCGTGCGGTCGCCCAGGAGCTGTACGCCGGGCGCACCCGCACGCTCTCCCCGGAGGGCCGCGACCTCGCCGCGCAGCGCTGGTACGACGGCGACGGCGGCCCGTCCTCGCCGCTGGCCCAGGCGGCCCCCGACTCCTGCTCGACCTGCGGGTTCCTGCTGCGCCTCGGCGGCCCGCTCGCCGAGCAGTTCGGCGTGTGCGCCAACGGCGACGCCAACGACGACGGCCGGGTGGTCTCCTTCGACCACGGCTGCGGCGCCCACTCCGAGGTGCGCCTGGCCAAGAAGCACGAGCCGGTGCCGTTGCCCGAGCCGGTGCTCGACACCATCACGATCGCGCCGGGCGAGCTCGAGACCTTCTGACCCGCGCTGGCACCTCGGACTGACCCGGGGGCCGCCCCGGGGTCAGGACGACTGCTCGCCGCGCTCCCGCTCCTCGTGGGCGGCGCGACGGCGCCGGCAGAACTCATAGCCGCACAGGCCGAGACCGAACCCGGCCAGGCAGGTCCACAGCCACCAGGTGCGCCCGTGGTCGGCCAGCGGGCCGTAGAACGGCAGCATCGCCACGAAGGCCACCAGCCACAGCGCGGTGCCCACCGCGACGGTCCGCACGCCGTCCACGTCGAGCGGCTCCACGTCGGCCACGAGGTAGACCTTCGAACCGATCTCGTGCCTCTCCGGCTGCTTGTCGTCCCGTTCCACGGTGGCCACGTTAGTCCGGCCCCGGGATCTGTCATGCTGCGGTCTCGTGACTTCAGCCCTCGACACCTACTTCAAGATCTCCGAGCGTGGCTCGAGCATCGGCCGGGAAATCCGTGGCGGCGCGGTGACCTTCCTGACGATGTCCTACATCCTCGTCCTGAACCCGATCATCCTGGGCTACATCCAGGACTCGGAGGGCAACTACCTGGGCGGCGGGTCCGAGCCCAACCTCCCCGCGATCGCCGCCGGTACGGCGCTGGTCGCCGGCGTGCTGACGATGCTGATGGGCGCGGTCTCCAACTTCCCGCTGGCGCTCGCGGCGGGGCTCGGTCTCAACGCGTTCGTCGGTGTCGCGATCGCGACCCAGTCGACCTGGGCCGACGCGATGGGCCTGGTGGTGCTCGAGGGCATCATCATCCTGCTGCTGGTGCTGACCGGCTTCCGGCGTGCGGTGTTCCACGCCGTGCCCGCTGAGCTCAAGGTCGCGATCTCGGTCGGCATCGGTCTGTTCATCGCGCTGATCGGCTTCGTCGACGCCGGCTTCGTGACCCGCATCCCGGACGCCGCGCAGACCAGCGTCCCGGTGCAGCTCGGCAACGGCGGCACCCTGTCCGGTTGGCCGGTCCTGCTCTTCGGCCTCGGTGTGCTGCTGCTGATCGCGCTGTGGGTGCGCAAGGTCCGCGGCGCGATCCTGATCGCGATCGTGGTGCTGACCGCGGCCGCGTTCGTCATGGAGGCGGTGTTCGGCGGGGGCGAGAACGACCTCGGTTGGGCCGTGGGCATCCCGGCGGTCCCGGACAAGTTCTTCGGCGTCCCGGACCTCAGCACGTTCGGTGAGTTCTCGCTGTTCGGCGCGTTCAGCTCGATCGGCGTCCTGGCCGCCGCGCTGCTGGTCTTCTCGCTGCTGCTGGCCGACTTCTTCGACACGATGGGCACGATGACCGCCATCGGCGCCGAGGCGGGCCTGAACGACGCCGAGGGCATCCCGCCGCACAGCCAGCGGATCCTCATCGTCGACTCGGTCGCCGCGATCGCCGGCGGTGCCGGCGGCGTCTCCTCCAACACCTCCTACGTCGAGTCCGCCTCGGGCGTCGGCGAGGGTGCGCGCACCGGTATGGCCTCGGTCGTCACCGGCCTGCTGTTCCTGCTGGCGACGTTCTTCACCCCCGTCGTGCAGGCGATCCCCGCCGAGGCGGCGGTCCCCGCCCTCGTCCTCGTCGGCTTCCTGATGATGCAGCAGGTCACCGGCATCGAGTGGAACGACGTCGAGATCGCGATCCCGGCGTTCCTCACCGTCGTCCTGATGCCGTTCACCTACTCGATCAGCGTGGGCATCGGCGCGGGCTTCCTCTCCTACGTCCTGATCAAGGTCGTGGTCGGCAAGGCGCGCCAGGTGCGCCCGCTGCTGTGGATCATCGCGGCGCTGTTCGGCATCTACTTCGGCATCGAGCCGATCACCGCCTGGCTCACCTGATCCGGTCCGGCCCCGTCGAGGCCCGGTCCCGTGACAGCCGTCACGGGACCGGGCCTCTTCTCGTCGGAATACTTAGCGACAGTAATGACTTATGCTCACTACATGACTGTCACCGCGGACAAGACCCCACGTGCCGGGTCCGGGCTCGCCCCGGAGCTGCGGCTCGCCGTGATGCGGCTGCGTCGGCGGCTCGCCGTCGAGCGCGACCCGGGCAACGACCTCAGCCTCACCGCGATGGGCGTGCTGGCCGGGCTGCACCGCTTCGGCGACCTCACTGTGGGCGACCTCGCAGTGCGCGAGCGCGTGAAAGCGCCGACGATGACGCGTACCGTGAACTACCTGGTCGACGACGGCCACGTGGTGCGCCGCCCCCACGAGAGCGACGGGCGCGCCGTGGTGATCAGTCTGACCGACCGAGGTCGGGAGACGCTCCTGGCCGACCGGGCCCGCCGCGACGAGTGGCTGGCCACCCGCCTGCGCGCCCTCAGCGCGGAGGAGCGCGACGTGCTGCGCCGCGCCACCCCGATCCTGCACCGACTCGCCCAGGAGGACTGACCTCACCTTGAGCCCCACGTTCCGCTCCCTCGCCAATCCGAACTACCGGCGCTACGTCGCCGGTAGTGCGGTGTCGAACACCGGCACCTGGATGCAGCGGGTCGCCCAGGACTGGCTGGTGCTCAGCCTCCCGGGTGGCAGCGGGACCGCGCTCGGCATCACCACGGGTCTCCAGTTCCTCCCGGTCCTGCTGCTCTCGCCGTACGCCGGCGTGATCGCCGACCGCTTCCCCAAGCGCCGCCTGCTCCAGGTGACCCAGCTGACGATGGCGCTCGCCTCGCTGCTGCTGGCGGCGATCGCCCTGACCGGGCACGCCCAGATCTGGCACGTCTACGTCATCGCCTTCGTCTTCGGCATCGGCGCGGCCTTCGACGGCCCCGCCCGTCAGTCGTTCGTCTCGGAGATGGTGGGTCCGGAGGATCTCACCAATGCCGTCGGCCTGAATTCCGCGACCTTCAACGCCGCGCGCCTCGTCGGGCCCGCGCTGGCCGGTCTGCTGATCGGTGCGCTGGGCGGGGGAGCGCAGGCGACCGGCTGGGTGATCCTGCTCAACGCGGTGTCCTACCTCGCGGTGATCTGGCAGCTGCAGCGGATGGACGTGCGGCTGCTGAAGACGCCGGCGCCCGTGGCCCGCACCCGGGGCGCGCTGCGCGCGGGTGTGCGCTACGTGCGCAACCAGCCCCGGATGGTGCTGGTCCTCATCCTCGTCTTCTTCGCCGGCACCTTCGGCATGAACTTCCAGATCACCTCGGCGCTGATGGCCACCGACGTCTTCGGCAAGGGCGCGGGGGAGTACGGCATCCTCGGCTCGGCGCTCGCGGTCGGCTCACTCACCGGCGCGCTGCTCGCCGCCCGCCGGGTCAAGATCCGGCTGCGGCTGCTGGTCCTGGCCACCGTCGGGTTCGGCGTGGCCTCGATCGTGGCCGCGCTGCTGCCCAGCTACCTGACCTTCGCGCTGTTCGCCCCCGTGATCGGGTTCTGCACGCTCACGCTGCTCAACTCCGCCAACGCCACCATCCAGCTCGAGGCCGCGCCGGAGATGCGTGGCCGCGCGGTCGCGCTCTACATGACCATCGTCATGGGTGGCACGCCCATCGGCTCGCCGATCATCGGCTGGATCGGGGAGACCTTCGGCCCGCGCTGGACCTTCATCGTCGGCGGTGTCCTGACCCTGCTCGGCGCCGTGCTCGCGGTCCTGGTCTTCACTCGGATGAACCGGCGTCCCGGACGCCCCGGCGACCCCGGTGCGCTCGCGCGGCCCGACGCCGTGGATGAGCCCATGCCCGCGTCGATGCATGCCGCGGAGCCGGTGCCGGTCGGCGCGGGCCGGGGTCCCGAGCGCCCGTCGGCCACCGTTTTGACCCCTGTTCGGGGGGCGGGTAATCTCAGTCTTCGTGTCTGGGACAACCAGGCCGTTGCGCGTGCTCGGAAACGAATGGCAGCAAGGTAGCCATCCTGACCGCACGTCAAAGCCGTACGACCTCGCCGGGGTGGCCACCCCGGACCGAGGGGCCAAGGAAGGGCGACACGCCCGACCGCGGGGGTGAGCGACGGAGGTTGGGCCGCACCATCTCGGACACGGCAGTTCCATCGTGCGCGGCACCGTGTCGCGTACTGAGAGTGAAAAAGAAGGGGAACCACCCGGTGCCCACCATTCAGCAGCTGGTCCGCAAGGGCCGCCAGGACAAGGTGTCGAAGAGCAAGACGCCTGCCCTGAAGGGTTCGCCGCAGCGCCGAGGCGTCTGCACGCGCGTCTACACCACCACCCCGAAGAAGCCGAACTCCGCCCTCCGCAAGGTCGCCCGTGTGCGCCTGTCGAGCGGCGTCGAGGTCACGGCGTACATCCCGGGCGTGGGCCACAACCTTCAGGAGCACTCGATCGTGCTCGTGCGCGGCGGCCGGGTGAAGGACCTCCCCGGTGTCCGCTACAAGATCATTCGCGGCACGCTCGACACCCAGGGCGTGAAGAACCGCAAGCAGGCCCGCAGCCGTTACGGCGCCAAGAAGGAGAAGAGCTGATATGCCGCGCAAGGGTCCCGCTCCCAAGCGCCCGATCGACGTCGACCCGGTCTACGGGTCGCAGCTGGTCACCCAGCTCGTCAGCAAGGTGCTTCAGGACGGCAAGAAGCAGGTCGCTCAGCGCATCGTCTACTCCGCGCTCGAGGGCTGCCGCGAGAAGACCGGCACCGACCCGGTGGTCACGCTCAAGCGTGCCCTGGACAACGTGAAGCCGGCCCTCGAGGTCAAGTCCCGCCGAGTCGGTGGCGCCACCTACCAGGTCCCGATCGAGGTCAAGGGCACGCGCGGCACCACGCTCGCGCTGCGCTGGCTCGTCGGGTACGCCCAGGACCGTCGTGAGAAGACGATGGCCGAGCGCCTGATGAACGAGATCCTCGACGCCTCCAACGGCCTCGGTGCCGCTGTGAAGAAGCGCGAGGACACCCACAAGATGGCCGAGTCGAACAAGGCCTTCGCGCACTACCGCTGGTGATCACGGGCGGGGCGTCCCACGGGCGCCCCGCTCCACCCGCCCGTCCTACTTTCTAAGGAACGCACAACAGTGGCCGTCGACATCACCACGGACCTCAACAAGGTCCGCAACATCGGCATCATGGCGCACATCGACGCCGGCAAGA from Nocardioides sp. dk884 harbors:
- a CDS encoding RDD family protein; translated protein: MRELTRCPPAALERRFHAAVLDLLVLALGALAPAYAVHRLGADLPTVLGVGVGALLVAAVLEAVALGLTGSSPGRTALGIRTVGIDGVPVGAGPALLRAAVLAVAGVATLGAGLAVFAWTALVDPSGWRRGWHDRLLGTVVLDLRRAPAGPEDQAPAHPAPINLTAMRLLPAPAPLAATSAATSGATSRAASRKASRTAARTLPAPVAASPAAARWRVRFDTGESFVVEGLTLIGGDPEAGVEPVRRRVVLGPGDASVSRTDARLQVVAGGTLVIMDRGSTPGTVLLRGGAPRELAPGRPTTLLAHDRVRFGAHLMEVLREG
- a CDS encoding S8 family serine peptidase; the encoded protein is MTRPAGAGGRALVAALVAALVAALVAGGGVAAPGLSPASAAAAPGAPGAAEADGVRLHLVTLTGPGSAGADRTFPTGPARELARQQRVLDRVAAPEPVYRWTTALSGVAVELTDAQVRALRADPEVALVEPNTVRPLAGTRASVVGATPGPGRDTGGAGTVIGLVDTGLHSDGPVFSGSPGLGREPRDFRGSCATGADWDASACTDKVLAAQWYVEGFGRDRLRAASSLSPRDDHGHGTRIASIAAGNDDVTVRVGREDLGRHSGAAPQARLSVYKACWTAPDPADDGCASADLVTAIDRATADGVDVLSLAVGGSTTTPGRIDTVERALLGAAEADIVVVAAAGNSGTRSGAAHPAPWVTTVGGTAGVQRRGRVVLGDGTELPGAMASSHRVGPAPLVLGAAAPAPGVDRDRARQCAPASLDTAQVRGAVVVCERGLVGRVDKSAAVELADGAGMVLINTRRGSVDADLHSVPSVHLGRDQGARLRAWARAHPGGLVTLRPDGERRAGSKVAGFSPAGDPAAAVLKPDLLAPATGLLSAVPPGARAERWDFTSGTSAAAAYTSGVAARLRARRDWSAAAVRSALATTSAAVPGPVLRTGAGRLQPDLAPRPGLVHDLDPGDYRRWLEGTLGRHLNTPSIVLREGREVARRTITNVGDQPLYFSSAASGFGRYDVRVTPAAVRLAPGESATYTVRVSGPASGARPLDDGVVTWRGATGTRTRVPVLIAR
- a CDS encoding HAD hydrolase-like protein, producing the protein MTATPEPTPLVVGFDLDLTLIDTAPGFQAVLRALGAELGVDFPAEEMTRRLGPPLEHLLGPYLPAETIPAAGDRFREIYPAHAIASVPALPGAHEALAAVRRHGGRTVVVTGKFPDNARLHVDHLGLDVDVLEGWVWGVGKAAVLQREGASVYVGDHVHDVEGALAAGVTSVSVLSGGCTREELLEAGTHVVLEDLGEFPAWLEEHLLTSRLAALEADLRARGSLLVAFSGGADSAFLLAAAVRALGPDRVVAATGLSDALAQTELAPARAFAEDLGVELLTPTTHEIERGGYRANEGDRCAFCKAELLEVLTPLARERGLSAVATGTNADDAVAGFRPGIRAAAERGAVTPLRDAGLTKAQVREASRRWGLATWDKPAAACLSSRVAYGVEITPRRLARVERAEAGARAALHDVPLRDLRVRDLGERASVEIDAGLLPLAPAREARVLTAVREAGFAEAALDPRGFRSGSMNEALEADRWS
- a CDS encoding cold-shock protein, whose protein sequence is MPTGKVKWYDADKGFGFLSQDEGADVYVRAEALPPGVTTLKAGTRVEFGIAQGRRGEQALQVRVLDAPASVSRNQRNAARRKPEEMVPIVEDLIRVLDDIGEAYRHGRHPDSKTAAPVAKLLRALADQLEL
- a CDS encoding MFS transporter, which encodes MTSSQPDPEDTAHRVGRRLGTGARSTAHGVAAAGRVTARAGRAVGRQVRRAASAQGAGESGLNRLMYLHFFNTAGDAAVAISLAGSLFFQVPSGEARGQVALFLALTMLPFAIVAPLIGPFLDRFSSGRRWAIGTTMAARAFLCWGLAGAVHTESPWVFAAALGVLVSSKAYGVTRAAAVPRLLPRGFTLVRANGRVSLAGIIATAVSAPIAGLASLAGSQWSLRYAFVLFVVATICAIRLPERVDSSTGEGTLVLRGETVPPSAPLGLRQRTRIPPAVAFALRTNCGPRWLAGFLIMFMAFLLRENPPESSLRAEVLIGLVVGAAGVGNTLGVAAAALLKRINPSVAVVVALLAAATAAVLAWSFYGVVTLAVLGLTAGLSQTLAKFCLDATIQRDVPTQVQASAFARSDTLLQLAWVLGGFVGIVLPLEPARLGLGVAAVALIGWAVYVLGSRTKRVPMGMRAPATAPAGSSSGSTP
- a CDS encoding DUF3027 domain-containing protein → MTTIARPRPDATAVAAVDAARDALLAETEPGDVGEHLGALAEGERVVTHLFTCTRPGYVGWRWSVTVARAPRQKHVTIDEVVLIPGDEAIVAPDWLPYRERIKPGDLSPGDLLPVPDDDPRLVPTYSFGDDPLDADAKAQIRAVAQELYAGRTRTLSPEGRDLAAQRWYDGDGGPSSPLAQAAPDSCSTCGFLLRLGGPLAEQFGVCANGDANDDGRVVSFDHGCGAHSEVRLAKKHEPVPLPEPVLDTITIAPGELETF
- a CDS encoding DUF2530 domain-containing protein, producing the protein MERDDKQPERHEIGSKVYLVADVEPLDVDGVRTVAVGTALWLVAFVAMLPFYGPLADHGRTWWLWTCLAGFGLGLCGYEFCRRRRAAHEERERGEQSS
- a CDS encoding NCS2 family permease — its product is MTSALDTYFKISERGSSIGREIRGGAVTFLTMSYILVLNPIILGYIQDSEGNYLGGGSEPNLPAIAAGTALVAGVLTMLMGAVSNFPLALAAGLGLNAFVGVAIATQSTWADAMGLVVLEGIIILLLVLTGFRRAVFHAVPAELKVAISVGIGLFIALIGFVDAGFVTRIPDAAQTSVPVQLGNGGTLSGWPVLLFGLGVLLLIALWVRKVRGAILIAIVVLTAAAFVMEAVFGGGENDLGWAVGIPAVPDKFFGVPDLSTFGEFSLFGAFSSIGVLAAALLVFSLLLADFFDTMGTMTAIGAEAGLNDAEGIPPHSQRILIVDSVAAIAGGAGGVSSNTSYVESASGVGEGARTGMASVVTGLLFLLATFFTPVVQAIPAEAAVPALVLVGFLMMQQVTGIEWNDVEIAIPAFLTVVLMPFTYSISVGIGAGFLSYVLIKVVVGKARQVRPLLWIIAALFGIYFGIEPITAWLT